Part of the Geobacter pickeringii genome, GCCACGCCCGGTAGGCGGCGTCGATCTTCTCTCCCCCCTCGCGCATGGTGCTGACGAGGAACAGCTCCTGCTCCCGGGGGGTGAAGCTGTCCAGGAGGGAGAACTGGTAGTCCACCGATTCCAGCTCCACGATCTGCTTCTTCCCCTTGGCCTTGCGGGTGAAGTAGAGGTCGACGCCGTTGCCGACCTCGTACCCCTGTTGCTGCACCTCCAGGAGCGCGATCATGGTGGCGGCGAACCACGGCTTGAAGCCGGCGAAAAGCTCGGGGATCACCCCCCGGCCGGCCAGGTAGTCGTTGTACGAGCGGCAGGTCTGGGCCGAGACGTGGTTGCAGAGGGTGTCCCCCTCCGGGAGCATCCCCCGCTGCTGGACCGCCCCCACGGCCTGCTCCGGAGAGACGGCGGTCAGGTCGGCCTCCACCATGAGCGCCCTGGAGCGGGCGAAGCTCTCCTCCACCACCGGCGGCAGGGGGTAGGCCCCCTCCTTTGCCGCGTG contains:
- a CDS encoding TraB/GumN family protein; the protein is MNETRETTVTETHRLRRSVAAVVLLAALFALLPALPASARTLLWKVQGKQGTAYLFGSFHAAKEGAYPLPPVVEESFARSRALMVEADLTAVSPEQAVGAVQQRGMLPEGDTLCNHVSAQTCRSYNDYLAGRGVIPELFAGFKPWFAATMIALLEVQQQGYEVGNGVDLYFTRKAKGKKQIVELESVDYQFSLLDSFTPREQELFLVSTMREGGEKIDAAYRAWRSGDAVALEEAALGELKRDRSLEPLFEKLIFARNRTMAAAIERRMQGKEPVFVVVGAAHLVGPRGIVELLRRKGYRVEQQ